Proteins from one Streptosporangium becharense genomic window:
- a CDS encoding cupin domain-containing protein, whose protein sequence is MTAPIENAVPAPVGIDDHDARDLPLTPTGSPQVVVSGDPRTAEHVLHESPEVEVGVWEVTPGVFDSRKAGCSEIMHFLSGEGRLDHADGTHSDIRPGVTVILPEGWTGRWTVTSTVRKIYTICRVTAATPEDA, encoded by the coding sequence ATGACCGCCCCCATCGAGAACGCCGTCCCCGCACCGGTCGGTATCGACGACCACGACGCGCGCGACCTCCCCCTCACCCCCACCGGCAGCCCCCAGGTCGTCGTCTCGGGCGATCCGCGGACGGCCGAGCACGTGCTCCACGAGTCGCCGGAGGTCGAGGTCGGCGTCTGGGAGGTCACCCCCGGCGTGTTCGACTCCCGCAAGGCCGGCTGCTCGGAGATCATGCACTTCCTCTCCGGGGAGGGACGCCTCGACCACGCCGACGGCACGCACTCCGACATCCGCCCGGGCGTGACGGTCATCCTGCCGGAGGGGTGGACGGGCCGGTGGACCGTGACCTCGACCGTCCGCAAGATCTACACGATCTGCCGCGTGACGGCGGCCACCCCGGAGGACGCATGA
- a CDS encoding C-terminal binding protein: MSGLVVLDTSYGDILVEQRAAAPLSVGVTDARRGGDLGTAEGVLVQYATIGAEQMDAHPTWRVIGRYGVGVDTIDLAAAGERGIAVVNVPDYCQEEVATHAVALILAANRRLTGGDRLVRDGHWPQWSRLRPVVPLSEQTLGLIGIGRIGAEVIRLAGPFFREVVAHDPAVTAAAGARMVDLPELLARADVVSLHCPLRAETRHILDERAFRLMKDGVTVVNVSRGGLIDSAALAAALGSGKVTAAGLDVLEDEPPGPDDPLLRAPNTVVTPHFAWYSETAEVRLRGLLAERCAAYLRGREVPSIVNATTLKATT, translated from the coding sequence ATGAGCGGGCTCGTCGTGCTCGACACCTCCTACGGGGACATCCTCGTCGAGCAACGGGCCGCGGCGCCGCTGTCGGTCGGCGTCACGGACGCGCGCCGGGGCGGTGACCTCGGCACCGCCGAGGGCGTCCTCGTCCAGTACGCCACCATCGGCGCCGAGCAGATGGACGCGCACCCCACCTGGCGGGTGATCGGACGCTACGGGGTCGGGGTCGACACCATCGACCTCGCGGCGGCCGGCGAGCGGGGGATCGCGGTGGTCAACGTCCCGGACTACTGTCAGGAGGAGGTCGCCACCCACGCGGTCGCCCTCATCCTGGCCGCCAACCGCCGTCTGACGGGCGGCGACCGGCTCGTCCGCGACGGGCACTGGCCGCAGTGGTCCCGGCTGCGGCCCGTGGTCCCGCTCTCGGAGCAGACACTGGGGCTGATCGGGATCGGCCGCATCGGCGCCGAGGTGATCCGCCTGGCCGGGCCCTTCTTCCGTGAGGTCGTCGCCCACGACCCGGCGGTCACCGCCGCGGCCGGGGCACGCATGGTGGATCTGCCCGAGCTCCTCGCGCGGGCGGACGTGGTCAGCCTGCACTGCCCGCTGCGGGCCGAGACCCGGCACATCCTCGACGAGCGGGCCTTCCGGTTGATGAAGGACGGTGTCACGGTCGTCAACGTCTCCCGCGGCGGGCTGATCGACTCCGCGGCCCTGGCGGCCGCCCTCGGCAGCGGGAAGGTGACGGCGGCCGGCCTGGACGTCCTGGAGGACGAGCCGCCCGGTCCGGACGACCCCCTGCTCCGCGCACCGAACACCGTTGTCACCCCCCACTTCGCCTGGTACTCGGAGACGGCGGAGGTGCGGCTGCGCGGACTCCTCGCCGAGCGGTGCGCCGCCTACCTGCGGGGCCGCGAGGTGCCCTCGATCGTGAACGCGACCACGCTGAAGGCCACGACATGA
- a CDS encoding SDR family oxidoreductase, with the protein MRPDREPGVLRGRTALVTGASRGIGAAIAVALAGAGADVVGVSSALATQEAVAESVRSAGGRYAARECDLADRGSLYRLLDRLEEAGEAAPDILVHAAGINRRAPAVAHGDELWDEVLAVNLTAPFILTRRIGAEMVARGSGKVIFLASVMTFQGGITIPGYAASKGGVGQLVKSLANEWASCGVNVNAIAPGYVNTNMNEALLLDADRHAKISERIPAGRWAEPSDIGGAAVFLASSAADYIHGVTLPVDGGWLGR; encoded by the coding sequence ATGCGTCCTGACCGGGAACCCGGCGTGCTGCGGGGCCGTACGGCGCTGGTCACCGGCGCCAGCCGCGGGATCGGCGCGGCGATCGCCGTCGCGCTGGCCGGGGCCGGAGCCGACGTCGTCGGGGTCAGCTCGGCTCTCGCCACCCAGGAGGCGGTGGCGGAGTCGGTCCGCTCGGCCGGCGGGCGGTACGCGGCGCGGGAGTGCGACCTGGCGGACCGGGGTTCGCTCTACCGCCTCCTGGACCGGCTCGAGGAGGCGGGCGAGGCGGCACCGGACATCCTGGTGCACGCCGCGGGGATCAACCGGCGGGCGCCCGCGGTCGCCCACGGCGACGAGCTGTGGGACGAGGTGCTCGCCGTCAACCTCACCGCCCCCTTCATCCTGACCCGCCGGATCGGGGCGGAGATGGTCGCGCGCGGTTCGGGAAAGGTGATCTTCCTGGCGTCGGTCATGACGTTCCAGGGTGGGATCACCATTCCCGGGTACGCGGCGAGCAAGGGAGGCGTCGGCCAGCTCGTCAAATCCCTCGCCAACGAGTGGGCGTCATGCGGAGTTAACGTGAACGCAATAGCGCCGGGATATGTGAATACCAATATGAACGAGGCATTGCTGCTCGACGCGGACCGACACGCGAAGATCAGCGAGCGGATCCCGGCGGGACGGTGGGCCGAGCCCTCTGACATCGGCGGCGCGGCGGTGTTCCTGGCCTCGTCCGCCGCCGACTACATCCACGGGGTGACACTGCCCGTCGACGGCGGCTGGCTGGGCCGCTGA
- a CDS encoding IclR family transcriptional regulator — translation MAVSTAKDGKKSIPGASGGDSVSGTQGLDRALSVLLQIAASPPPGLSLAECSSILGYSKPTTQRLLRTLTRREFLHYDEDLGVYSLGVANARLGSTYLNRVTLRQAALAAMRRLVVETRETAHLGILSGSNVVYIDVADSPQPVRIFSRVGDAVPAYATAVGKAILAFLPPADLREHLPGTLAARTPNTIVTIPDLLADFERTRQRGYSIDDAENREGIRGFAAPVFDAENKVCGAVSIAGPESRVSPESAERYGPLIRETAAEISALLGAPAGGGPAAAG, via the coding sequence ATGGCAGTGAGCACGGCCAAGGACGGCAAGAAGAGCATTCCGGGCGCTTCCGGCGGCGACTCCGTGTCGGGAACCCAGGGGCTCGACCGCGCTCTGTCCGTCCTGCTCCAGATCGCGGCCAGTCCTCCCCCGGGCCTGAGCCTGGCCGAGTGCAGCAGCATCCTCGGCTACAGCAAGCCCACGACGCAGCGCCTGTTGCGCACCCTGACCCGCCGCGAGTTCCTCCACTACGACGAGGACCTCGGCGTCTACTCCCTCGGGGTGGCGAACGCCAGACTGGGGTCGACCTACCTGAACCGGGTCACCCTCCGGCAGGCCGCGCTCGCGGCCATGCGCCGCCTGGTCGTCGAGACCCGGGAAACGGCTCACCTCGGCATCCTGTCCGGCTCGAACGTCGTCTACATCGACGTCGCCGACAGCCCGCAACCGGTGCGGATCTTCAGCCGGGTCGGTGACGCGGTCCCCGCGTACGCCACCGCCGTGGGGAAGGCGATCCTCGCCTTCCTCCCGCCCGCCGACCTCCGGGAGCACCTGCCCGGGACGCTGGCCGCCCGGACCCCCAACACGATCGTGACGATCCCCGACCTGCTCGCGGACTTCGAGCGCACCCGGCAGCGCGGCTACTCGATCGACGACGCCGAGAACCGCGAGGGCATCCGCGGTTTCGCGGCCCCCGTGTTCGATGCCGAGAACAAGGTCTGCGGAGCCGTCAGCATCGCCGGCCCGGAGTCCCGGGTCTCCCCCGAGAGCGCCGAGCGGTACGGCCCGCTGATCCGCGAGACGGCCGCCGAGATCTCCGCACTCCTCGGCGCCCCGGCCGGCGGGGGACCGGCCGCGGCCGGCT